A region of the Drosophila subpulchrella strain 33 F10 #4 breed RU33 chromosome 3L, RU_Dsub_v1.1 Primary Assembly, whole genome shotgun sequence genome:
ttaaaaatttgaacctcttttaaaaacaatattttaatgcagaatattagagaattcaaccacaaactcatagaggtatcccaagTTTGAATCGGTATCCAACAACTCAAGTTATCGAGtttagaagtgcagttttgggttcccattctaaAAGCTATTGGatttacggaaaaatcgaatatGAAAAACGGTTAAAAATTTGACTCTTGtttaaaagtaatattttaatgttaaatgctagagaattcaaccacatgctcgtagaggtatcccacgacAAAATCGGACTACAATAACCCAAGTTATAAAATCTAGAAGTCctgttttgggttcccattctgaaagcCATTTGAAGTACTCAAAAATCAAACttgaaaatggaaataaaatttgatcctcgtttaaagttaaaaatttaatgaagaatattagagaattcgaCCACAAACTCATCGAGGAATTGGTGGGATTCCTCACTTAGTCAATAacccaagttatggaatctagaagggCAGTTTTAGGTTCCATTTTTGAAATATGGGAAAATTGGACATAAAAGTGGGTAAAACTTCGACCCTCGTTAGAAATTAAAATTGCAAAgtagaatattagagaattcaactaCAAATTCCCACGTCTAAGTCGggataacttgagttattggaaATCAGgctatggaatctagaagtcaAGTTTTGGGTTCCCGTCCTGAAAGCCATTTGAAGTACGCAAAAGTCGAACATAaacttaaaatcaaaaaatataaatattttcaacttaaaatgCTATCTTTTAAACtatcttttagtttaaaaataggataatataaaaacaaaggaGCTTCGGGTCcttcaaaaatgtttatttggatcctttaatttatttttagagCTGTTTAGGGTCGCTAGTAGGACATATCGGATCTTAGGGCCCCCTGTGAAAtgtcaattaaaatgtttgctGCCTCTGCTTGTTTGGCTTGGGCTGTGCGCTGATACCCTTAATTGTTGctgtttttttatataccCTGAGCTATGAAGATCCCATAGTAATAATATCTTTTTGCAGATATCGACGAATGCAAGGAATCGAATGGCGGTTGCTCTCATAATTGCATGAACTTGCCTGGAGAACACTTATGCTTATGTAATGATGGTTATACAACAGATCCAGCAGATGGACGAACTTGTGTGGGTATGTAATACAATAATATGAATGTATGATAATGAAACTCtaatttttgtataataaattGTTTACCCCTCTCAGACATTGATGAGTGCGCCGATCCTGATCTATCTCCGGACTGCCAAGCTGGCTGTGACAACCTGGACGGATCCTATAAATGTCGTCCGACAATGGTGGGCAGAGTTGAACCCAGCGATCCCATCGGTTTTCCCAGAGATGGAATATTGTGCAAGCCAGGCTTTAATCTCTCCTCGGATGGTAGCGAGTGTCAGGACATCAACGAGTGCGAATTGGTAGATCACGACCCGAATACCGGGCGAGTATCCCCCCGTTACTGTAAGCACAAGTGCGAGAATACAGTAGGTTCCTACATTTGCCACTGCCCTGAGGGATATCACCTACTCGAAGACCACCAGAGTTGTGCCCTGAATGGCAGAAACCGCCCGGCCATCATTATCCCGAAGGCCAAAGAATGTCCATCCGGATTTCAGCCGTCTGCTGATGGTACCAAGTGTCAGGACATCAACGAGTGCGAATTGGTAGATCACGACCCGAATACTGGGCGAGAATCCCCCCGTTACTGTAAGCACAAGTGCCAGAACACAGTAGGTTCCTACATTTGCCACTGCCCTGAGGGATATCACCTACTCGAAGATCATAAGAGTTGTGCCCTGAATGTCAGAAACCGCCCGGCCATCATTATCCCGAAGGCCAAAGAATGTCCATCCGGATTTGGGCCGTCTGCTGATGGTACCAAGTGTCAGGACATCAACGAGTGCGAATTGGTAGATCACGACCCGAATACTGGGCGAGTATCCCCCCGTTACTGTAAGCACAAGTGCGAGAACACAGTAGGTTCCTACATTTGCCACTGCCCTGAGGGATATCACCTACTCAAAGATCATAAGAGTTGTGCCCTGAATGTCAGAAACCGCCCGGCCATTATTATCCCGAAGGCCAAAGAATTGGATCCATGTCCTTCAGGCTTAGAAAGATCCGCGGATGGAATTAGATGTCAGGTCACTACCTATACTTCTTGGAATTTATGTAGTGGCATGCAGGATCCCCGTAACGGGAAGGCCTATTGTTATGGACCTGCAGATGGGTTCTTTCAAAGTCattgcatttttatttgcGATGAGGGATATGCCTTAACAGACTCTAAAACTCGTACTTGTGATTCTTCAGGAACTTGGAGTGATTCAGAGCCTAAATGCGTTCGTaagtaataaattaattaattaagtttGGGTCGAGAAAATTTTGTAGGATTTTGTAAGCTCTgcttaataatttataaattttcacTAGCTATTAACCTGGTTCCAACCTGGCATTACAGCCACAAAATTTTACCAAAATGGAATGTCTACCATAATACAAGGCGAAACAATTGGAATGAGCGTGACTATTCAGTATCATCACATACAAGTTATTCAGCTAGAGGCAGGGTaagtattaaataattaaaaaatcttattatCAGTCTAtcccaaaattaaaacaaattttaaattgtattattttaaaataagtagCCTGTTTCCTGCAAAAAATGTAgatgaaattatttttaagaaccaTTATCCACATAAATTCGATATTCTCTAAACTGCTGTAATGATTTTTGTATGCTTTTTTTTCTATAGCGGGATTCGATGCGGCAGATAAGTGCATCTTATGACCAGGTCGGGATACCGTTGAGTTGACGTTGTGCAATTTGTAAGTTTGACTTCCTTTGTGCTTGTCCAGCCAGAGATTCGAATGTAATAAGATCTAGCCTCTGAAGACCACGCCTTTTATAAGCtcgattaaataaataatccaTGACTCATATATTTGTATCTGATTTTGTAGGTCATCCTGCCTGAGTACTGCATTTGGAAGACCGTCCATTTGTGCACCAAACTCAACTAAGCATTTATTTATTAGCCCGATCTTCACCATAACTATTAAGAATCGAAATATTAAAAGCAAATTAATGAATTCTAATTTTAAGGAAatcgaataaataaataaattgaactaaaacaaattaaaatgtttgttacggtctttataaaatgtttcttTAGAAACACGAAAATATTTCGCATCAAAAGACATTTTTGTCGAGAATCTAAGCAAGTTGTACTAAACGAAGTTTTTAAATTCAACAATTATACTCCCGTGTAGAAAAATGAGTGATGGTGGTTCTTTTTTTGACTTTTGTaaacttttataaaattacATCAGCTTAAATTTCGGGTTTATCAGCTAGTGTGTCACAAGCCGACTGAACTCTGAACATAAAAGggtaaaagaaaaacaattgTGGCATTTTCAAAGAAAAATAAAGCGACAAATGGGTTCCACAGATTACTACATCTACTTCTGGGCTTTAACTATATAACAGATTTAGGAGCAACTTATGATAATTAATTCAACAGCAGTGTTAGAAAAAATCAGGTGAGTGAACTGATTGAAATAATTTACTCCAATCAAGCTGATGTGGATCGTAAGTTAAAAACAACAGAAGCAGCGCGTGCCAGGCCCACTTGGAGCTATTCACTACTGAAATAATTGCCCTGAAATGCCGTTGAACTCGTTTGGTTAGAACCTGTCGTTAGGAAAACAAAGTTCAGATTAtacagttttattttttgcaaaaacaaCGATTTCTAAAACTAGCTGAAATAATATCTTGTTAATATGGACCCCAGCAGAGCCACGACAAAACAGTGAAACCtacaaaaagcaaaaataatGTTTTCCAAATTACTTTATTTTGAACATATCAAAACAACTTTTCTTTTGAATGGTTTTTGATTCCGGGTGGTACTAAAAActagtttaaatattttttatatatctagttcttatacaaaatttgaaatttaagagTATGACAAACCTATAGAATATAGAACATAGAGTTAGATACtcataatttataatttaaaaagagGTTTCAATACATTTCGACAAAAATAAAGTGTCATTTTTGGGAATTGGGACTACAGAAGATCGACTGTATCTATGTTTCAATATTTCGATTTTACCGTCTAGCCGATCGGCGGCTTCTGTAATGAGATGGAATGGGATTTTAGCCCCATAGAGACGGGGCACTGATAACCCCGCAAAGTTAGTGCTGCGATTGGACCGCATGTGGATGCCGTTCCAAGATCATTCACTCGCCCGATCGCCCgcgatattatttttattatttactgGTTTCAGCTCGgattggtttttgttttcgttttggcTCAGCTATGGTGCCTACCAGAAAGTCTATTTAAGCGCGCGATTAACTGAGAATTCAAATCAGTTTGAAATCGTGTGCTGAGCGGATCGTTCGTCCTCGGTTTGTTGTTTCAGTGAAGATACTCGAGAATCTTGTGAGAATGTACCAGCGCCAGGTCTCCTTTGATAAGGTTTGTTGGGTCAAAAAGTCCTCTGTGCACATCATACAGAAAGTGAACCGAAAAGTAgctattaaattaaaaacaataacaagtTTATTATTTTGCCGTCTCATCATGAGCTTTTTCCAAccttgaaaaagaaaaacaatatatatactataaatatacacattaataaatttcatttaaatgaCAAAGCGGATCCACAATCAATTCAGCTTGTCATGGAATTGGGTTAGTTCGTAATAGTTATAAACAAAGAAATACAGAGTGTTTTTCTGGATTGACtggaatttttattttggtatcAAAAGAAATTCATTGTCATCATGATTGTGCATAAGATCAtcaaaattaaagttttatatttctttatttatgaTAAACTAGAATTGAAGCCCGAACTAAAAAGTTGGCCGTATAATTTTGTTGGGGTAACgggatgttttttttttctaggCAATAAAGATACTAAAATTggattaatttaaaattgaaacCCTATGGAGATATTTTAAGGAAATATGTTGGAAATATATTAAAGATTTAAATATGTTTGACTGTCAAtatcttaaactttttgtgctctttttaaaatattgttttttaatctgAGACAGTTTGCCTTCATTGTACACCCTTGGTATTTTTCAAGATCTCGCAAAGCTAACCGCCCTACTGACCTTCTCAGAGACATAGCACACCAAGTTCTAGGTCGTATCCTTGGCAATATACACACACTGGTTGCCAATGCGGTCAGACCTAAACCTTCGATATGGTGGTTCCCACAGAATAAAGCAATCACAATGATGTTAATCTTAAGCAAGTACTACAATTACAGTTCGATGGCACATATAAGGCTTCGGTTAAATAATTAAGCGATTTTGGCCTTAGGTAATTCAAAGTCATAATAGTGAGGTGTTAATGGCAAACATCAGATTACCAGTGTTATATGGACTTGGGTTAAACCCAGGTCATTTAGTGTCAGTCTCTCAAGTTTCGGATGATGCTGGTTATACCCAAGGCATATAGTGATAGTCCGCTGatccatttattttatttcgcaCTTATTATAGCCAACGCGCGCTGAGGATTCGGCTTATATAGCCGAGGGTGTGGATATTCAGGAGGCCAGGAACACCTGTCTGCTGTTCTCGCCCAAGGACTCCTCGTTGTCCAGCGGAGCTTTGGCCAACATTTTGTCCATTTTCAAGCAGCATGATATCAACCTGGTGCACATTGAATCGCGATCTTCGCTTCGTGTTCCCGGCTACGAGTTTTTCGTGGAGGCCGATGGAAAGTCTGGAGCTTTGGGAAGAGCTATCGATGATGTGAAGGAGCAATGCAGCTATTTCAACATTATTTCGCGGGACTACAAGGATAATGCCACGGCTGTGCCCTGGTTCCCACGGCGTATACGCGACCTGGATCGTTTCGCCAATCAGATTCTGAGCTACGGCTCTGAACTGGATTCCGATCATCCTGGCTTTACCGATCCGGAGTACCGCAAACGTCGCAAGTACTTTGCCGACATTGCCTATAACTACAAGCATGGCGAGCCCTTGCCCCATGTGGACTATACCAAGGAGGAGATCGAGACCTGGGGCATTATCTTCAGGAACCTTACGAAACTATACAAAACCCACGCCTGTCGGGAGTACAATCACGTCTTCCCGCTGCTGGTGGACAACTGTGGCTTCCGGGAGGATAATATTCCCCAGCTGGAGGATGTCTCCAACTTTTTGAGGGGTGCGTATCTGGCATGCCCATtgaattgattttattttaatttcttacattttattttcttagaTTGTACTGGTTTCACTCTGCGTCCTGTGGCCGGACTACTAAGCTCTCGGGACTTCCTGGCTGGCCTGGCCTTCCGCGTCTTCCACTCCACCCAGTACATCAGGCATCCCAGCAAGCCCATGTACACCCCGGAACCGGATGTCTGCCACGAGCTGATGGGCCACGTGCCACTCTTTGCAGATCCTGCCTTTGCCCA
Encoded here:
- the LOC119555224 gene encoding fibrillin-2, with the translated sequence MATAELVIFTLTYVSFSTAYLNTNINVILGSDLDTTCHDVDPPKIRNGYFSLKTKWSGLNYYQAAIYHCSYNYELMFDGDRDMLCSKGSWIGNVPECIWSGDVEDKDCRTYDGCSHRCNELTKRCECYEGYTLNTTDFTSCVDIDECKESNGGCSHNCMNLPGEHLCLCNDGYTTDPADGRTCVDIDECADPDLSPDCQAGCDNLDGSYKCRPTMVGRVEPSDPIGFPRDGILCKPGFNLSSDGSECQDINECELVDHDPNTGRVSPRYCKHKCENTVGSYICHCPEGYHLLEDHQSCALNGRNRPAIIIPKAKECPSGFQPSADGTKCQDINECELVDHDPNTGRESPRYCKHKCQNTVGSYICHCPEGYHLLEDHKSCALNVRNRPAIIIPKAKECPSGFGPSADGTKCQDINECELVDHDPNTGRVSPRYCKHKCENTVGSYICHCPEGYHLLKDHKSCALNVRNRPAIIIPKAKELDPCPSGLERSADGIRCQVTTYTSWNLCSGMQDPRNGKAYCYGPADGFFQSHCIFICDEGYALTDSKTRTCDSSGTWSDSEPKCVPINLVPTWHYSHKILPKWNVYHNTRRNNWNERDYSVSSHTSYSARGRRDSMRQISASYDQVGIPLS
- the LOC119555369 gene encoding protein henna — its product is MYQRQVSFDKPTRAEDSAYIAEGVDIQEARNTCLLFSPKDSSLSSGALANILSIFKQHDINLVHIESRSSLRVPGYEFFVEADGKSGALGRAIDDVKEQCSYFNIISRDYKDNATAVPWFPRRIRDLDRFANQILSYGSELDSDHPGFTDPEYRKRRKYFADIAYNYKHGEPLPHVDYTKEEIETWGIIFRNLTKLYKTHACREYNHVFPLLVDNCGFREDNIPQLEDVSNFLRDCTGFTLRPVAGLLSSRDFLAGLAFRVFHSTQYIRHPSKPMYTPEPDVCHELMGHVPLFADPAFAQFSQEIGLASLGAPDDYIEKLSTIFWFTVEYGLCRQEGELKAYGAGLLSSYGELEYCLTDKPQLKDFEPEVTGITKYPITQFQPLYYVSDSFETAKEKTIKFANSIPRPFGVRYNAYTQSIEVLDSKPQISNLMDNINTEFQILQNAITKLRV